One window from the genome of Lysobacter helvus encodes:
- a CDS encoding NrdJb, with amino-acid sequence MAVKIDKKIKGYAVVTPEDKAREAKAEAVARATLEAELPTADVIQMHERIERPEVLIGSTYKIKSPLVEHAMYVTLNDIVLNAGTEHELRRPFEIFINSKSMEHFQWIVALTRIMSAVFRKGGDVTFLVEEMKAVFDPRGGYFKAGGVYMPSLVAELGAIVEDHMKSIGLIHDPDMSPAQRALIAEKRAAYEQRSKKNSDVSFGAANGADARTEEVIEVTGDGASFPPSATMCHKCSTKAVVIMDGCATCLNCGYSKCG; translated from the coding sequence ATGGCCGTCAAAATCGACAAGAAGATCAAGGGCTACGCCGTCGTCACTCCGGAAGACAAGGCACGCGAAGCGAAAGCCGAAGCCGTCGCACGCGCGACGCTGGAAGCCGAACTGCCGACCGCCGACGTCATCCAGATGCACGAGCGCATCGAGCGTCCCGAGGTCCTCATCGGTTCGACGTACAAGATCAAGTCGCCGCTCGTCGAGCACGCGATGTACGTGACCCTCAACGACATCGTGCTCAACGCCGGCACCGAGCACGAACTGCGTCGCCCGTTCGAGATCTTCATCAACTCCAAGTCGATGGAGCACTTCCAGTGGATCGTCGCGCTGACGCGCATCATGTCCGCCGTGTTCCGCAAGGGCGGCGACGTGACGTTCCTGGTCGAAGAAATGAAGGCCGTGTTCGATCCCCGCGGCGGTTACTTCAAGGCGGGCGGCGTGTACATGCCGAGCCTGGTGGCCGAGCTGGGCGCGATCGTCGAAGACCACATGAAGTCGATCGGGCTGATCCACGATCCCGACATGTCGCCGGCGCAGCGGGCGTTGATTGCAGAGAAGCGTGCGGCGTACGAGCAGCGCTCAAAAAAAAACAGTGACGTGAGCTTCGGCGCCGCCAACGGGGCCGATGCGCGTACGGAAGAAGTGATCGAAGTGACCGGCGATGGCGCGAGTTTTCCGCCTAGCGCGACGATGTGCCACAAGTGCTCGACGAAAGCCGTGGTGATCATGGATGGGTGTGCTACTTGCTTGAATTGTGGGTATAGCAAGTGCGGATAA
- a CDS encoding adenosylcobalamin-dependent ribonucleoside-diphosphate reductase — translation MSTVRLEAVKMDAEQEIPMQPASADIWDKKYRLKTKSGAAIDADIDGTYQRVARALADAETSAEKQKYWYERFVWALRRGAIPAGRITSNAGALEHKPATSTINCTVSGTIEDSMDGILDKVHEAGLTLKAGCGIGYEFSTLRPRGAFVAGAGAYTSGPMSFMDIYDKMCFTVSSAGGRRGAQMGTFDVSHPDVKDFIRAKREDGRLRQFNLSLLITDGFMEAVADDSDWPLVFPVNAKEQGDVELDNPEQVVWREWPTHKNYVSREDGLVACKIYGHIRARHLWDMIMVSTYDYAEPGFILIDRVNEMNNNWWCETIRATNPCGEQPLPPYGACLLGSVNLTKFVRKPFTDEASFDWEEYKEVVRVFTRMLDNVVEVNGLPLQQQRDEIMRKRRHGMGFLGLGSTVTMLRMKYGSKESCEFTERIARDMAVAGWETGLTLAKEKGAAPIMEERFPVTAEMLRKRPEMVKDGWKIGQEIEGKMLHAKYSRYMQRVAEVAPELVEELAEVGARFTHHSSIAPTGTISLSLANNASNGIEPSFAHHYSRNVIREGKKTKEKVDVFSYELLAYRELVNQKAMPFAEDAEGRLPDYFISADDISPKEHVDVQAAAQKWVDSSISKTANVPTDYPYEDFKDIYRYAHEQGLKGCTTFRFNPAAFQGVLVKEADLENTTYRFELEDGTVLEVKGNEQIEYDGEMHSAANLFDALKEGYYGKF, via the coding sequence ATGAGCACGGTGCGCCTCGAGGCGGTGAAGATGGACGCAGAACAAGAGATCCCGATGCAGCCGGCCTCGGCCGATATCTGGGACAAGAAGTACCGCCTCAAGACGAAGTCCGGCGCGGCGATCGATGCCGACATCGACGGCACCTACCAGCGCGTGGCCCGCGCCCTGGCCGATGCCGAGACCTCCGCCGAGAAGCAGAAGTACTGGTACGAGCGTTTCGTGTGGGCGCTGCGCCGCGGGGCGATCCCGGCTGGCCGCATCACGTCCAACGCCGGCGCGCTCGAACACAAGCCCGCCACGTCCACGATCAACTGCACCGTGTCCGGCACCATCGAAGACTCGATGGACGGCATCCTCGACAAGGTCCACGAAGCGGGCCTGACGCTGAAGGCCGGCTGCGGCATCGGCTATGAATTCTCGACGCTCCGCCCGCGCGGCGCGTTCGTCGCCGGCGCCGGCGCGTACACGTCGGGCCCGATGTCCTTCATGGATATCTACGACAAGATGTGTTTCACCGTCTCGTCCGCCGGCGGTCGCCGCGGCGCGCAGATGGGCACGTTCGACGTCTCGCACCCGGACGTGAAGGACTTCATCCGCGCCAAGCGCGAAGACGGCCGCCTGCGCCAGTTCAACCTCTCGCTGCTGATCACCGACGGCTTCATGGAAGCGGTGGCCGACGACAGCGACTGGCCGCTCGTGTTCCCGGTCAACGCGAAGGAACAGGGCGACGTCGAGCTCGATAACCCGGAACAAGTGGTCTGGCGCGAATGGCCGACCCACAAGAACTACGTCTCGCGCGAAGACGGCCTGGTGGCCTGCAAGATCTACGGCCACATCCGCGCGCGGCACCTGTGGGACATGATCATGGTCTCCACCTACGACTACGCCGAGCCGGGCTTCATCCTGATCGACCGCGTCAACGAGATGAACAACAACTGGTGGTGCGAGACGATCCGCGCCACCAACCCGTGCGGCGAGCAGCCGCTGCCGCCGTACGGCGCGTGCCTGCTGGGCTCGGTCAACCTCACCAAGTTCGTCCGCAAGCCGTTCACCGACGAAGCCTCCTTCGACTGGGAGGAATACAAGGAAGTCGTGCGCGTGTTCACCCGCATGCTCGACAACGTGGTCGAAGTGAACGGCCTGCCGCTGCAGCAGCAGCGCGACGAGATCATGCGCAAGCGCCGCCACGGCATGGGCTTCCTGGGCCTGGGCAGCACGGTGACGATGCTGCGCATGAAGTACGGCAGCAAGGAATCCTGCGAGTTCACCGAGCGCATCGCCCGCGACATGGCCGTGGCCGGCTGGGAAACGGGCCTGACGCTCGCCAAGGAAAAGGGCGCCGCCCCGATCATGGAAGAGCGCTTCCCCGTCACCGCCGAGATGCTGCGCAAGCGCCCGGAGATGGTGAAGGACGGCTGGAAGATCGGCCAGGAAATCGAAGGCAAGATGCTGCACGCCAAGTACTCGCGCTACATGCAGCGCGTGGCCGAGGTCGCCCCGGAACTGGTGGAAGAGCTGGCCGAAGTCGGCGCGCGCTTCACCCACCACTCCTCGATCGCGCCCACCGGCACCATCTCGCTGTCGCTGGCCAACAACGCCTCCAACGGCATCGAGCCCTCGTTCGCGCACCACTACAGCCGCAACGTGATCCGCGAAGGCAAGAAGACCAAGGAGAAGGTGGACGTCTTCTCGTACGAGCTGCTGGCCTACCGCGAGCTGGTGAACCAGAAGGCCATGCCCTTCGCCGAAGACGCCGAGGGCCGCCTGCCGGACTACTTCATCTCCGCCGACGACATCTCGCCGAAGGAACACGTGGACGTCCAGGCCGCCGCCCAGAAGTGGGTGGACTCCTCGATTTCCAAGACCGCGAACGTCCCCACGGACTACCCGTACGAGGACTTCAAGGACATCTACCGCTACGCCCACGAGCAGGGCTTGAAGGGCTGCACCACGTTCCGCTTCAACCCCGCCGCCTTCCAGGGCGTGCTGGTGAAAGAGGCGGACCTGGAGAACACGACCTACCGCTTCGAGCTGGAAGACGGCACGGTGCTGGAGGTCAAGGGCAACGAGCAGATCGAGTACGACGGCGAGATGCACTCCGCCGCCAACCTGTTCGACGCGCTCAAAGAGGGTTACTACGGGAAGTTCTGA
- a CDS encoding Do family serine endopeptidase yields the protein MRPTPLKTLAALTLAAGFGGFAASALREGLEAPANAQPPAPAAAVPAMASMPPAVDGTPMPSLAPMLEHVTPAVVSVHTKQRVRIRNPFADDPMFRRLFPNVPQERINQSLGSGVIVDAAKGLVLTNHHVIEGADEVSVTLSDGRTFPATFVGSDPDTDVALMRIQADKLVALPLANSDQLRVGDFVVAVGNPFGFSQTVTSGIVSAVGRSGLPGLGFQNFIQTDASINPGNSGGALVNLRGELVGINTATFNPQGSRAGDIGLGFAIPANLAGNVMRQLSTTGEVRRGTLGMDTQTVDEQLAKGLGLDAPRGAVVTRVYAGSGAAAAGLRVGDVVLAANGQRMDNREALHNFEGLQAVGSTVDLDVRRGGKPVAIKATLREQPRSYEGSALDPRLAGATFTELPERLRQSGLDGVLVSAVSRGSRAAQNGLQKDDVVLAATSGEFGDLGGFRASFAQAPQQLVLRILRGNARGDLQMQ from the coding sequence ATGCGCCCAACGCCCCTGAAAACCCTTGCCGCCCTTACCCTCGCTGCCGGCTTCGGCGGCTTCGCTGCGTCCGCGCTCCGCGAGGGCCTGGAAGCGCCCGCGAACGCGCAACCGCCCGCGCCCGCCGCGGCCGTGCCCGCGATGGCGTCGATGCCGCCCGCGGTCGATGGCACGCCGATGCCGTCGCTGGCGCCGATGCTGGAGCACGTCACGCCCGCCGTCGTCAGCGTGCACACCAAGCAGCGCGTGCGGATCCGCAACCCGTTCGCCGACGATCCGATGTTCCGCCGCCTGTTCCCCAACGTGCCGCAGGAACGCATCAACCAGTCGCTGGGTTCCGGCGTGATCGTCGATGCCGCCAAGGGCCTGGTGCTGACCAACCACCACGTGATCGAAGGCGCGGACGAGGTGTCGGTGACGTTGTCCGACGGGCGCACGTTCCCGGCCACGTTCGTCGGTTCCGATCCGGATACCGACGTCGCGTTGATGCGCATCCAGGCGGACAAGCTCGTGGCGTTGCCGCTCGCCAATTCCGATCAGCTGCGCGTCGGCGATTTCGTCGTCGCGGTCGGCAATCCCTTCGGTTTCAGCCAGACGGTGACCTCGGGCATCGTGTCCGCGGTGGGCCGCAGCGGCCTGCCGGGGCTGGGCTTCCAGAACTTCATCCAGACCGATGCGTCGATCAACCCGGGCAATTCCGGCGGCGCGCTGGTCAACCTGCGCGGCGAACTGGTCGGCATCAACACGGCCACGTTCAATCCGCAGGGCTCGCGTGCCGGCGACATCGGCCTGGGCTTCGCGATTCCCGCCAACCTCGCGGGCAACGTGATGCGCCAGCTGTCGACCACCGGCGAAGTGCGGCGCGGCACGCTGGGCATGGACACGCAGACGGTCGACGAGCAGCTGGCGAAGGGCCTGGGCCTGGATGCGCCGCGCGGTGCGGTGGTCACGCGCGTCTACGCGGGTTCCGGCGCCGCCGCGGCCGGCCTGCGCGTGGGCGACGTGGTGCTGGCGGCCAACGGCCAGCGCATGGACAACCGCGAGGCGCTGCACAACTTCGAAGGCTTGCAGGCGGTCGGCAGCACCGTCGACCTGGACGTGCGCCGCGGCGGCAAGCCGGTCGCCATCAAGGCCACGCTGCGCGAACAGCCCCGTTCCTACGAGGGCAGCGCCCTCGATCCGCGCCTGGCCGGGGCCACCTTCACCGAACTCCCCGAGCGCTTGCGCCAGTCTGGGCTGGATGGCGTGCTGGTCAGCGCGGTATCCCGCGGCAGTCGCGCGGCGCAGAATGGCCTGCAGAAGGATGACGTGGTCCTCGCCGCCACCAGCGGCGAGTTCGGCGACCTGGGCGGGTTCCGCGCGAGTTTCGCGCAGGCCCCGCAACAGCTCGTGTTGCGCATCCTGCGTGGCAACGCGCGCGGCGACCTGCAGATGCAATGA
- a CDS encoding phage holin family protein, giving the protein MNAGDEGNAGDPGARDERDAPGLADALRELGATGKATWSAGREAATAFRILVSADISLARSAFGRTLAFTGVAIAFGASAWLLLMAAAIAGLSLGLGWPWWLSLVLTAALSLVITILCGWLAMHYFEHTRLQATRRQLARIGIGELSGLMPDAGSGKTAKEGAEQVTAATDENGVKKGLGVDVTPP; this is encoded by the coding sequence ATGAACGCCGGCGACGAGGGGAACGCAGGCGATCCGGGCGCGCGCGACGAGCGCGACGCGCCCGGGCTCGCGGATGCATTGCGCGAACTCGGCGCCACGGGCAAGGCCACCTGGTCCGCCGGCCGCGAAGCGGCCACCGCATTCCGCATCCTCGTCTCGGCCGACATCTCGCTGGCGCGCAGCGCCTTCGGGCGCACGCTCGCGTTCACCGGCGTCGCCATCGCGTTCGGTGCGTCGGCGTGGTTGCTCTTGATGGCGGCGGCGATCGCGGGCCTGAGCCTCGGGCTCGGCTGGCCGTGGTGGTTGTCGCTCGTGCTCACCGCGGCATTGAGCCTGGTGATCACCATCCTCTGCGGCTGGCTGGCGATGCACTACTTCGAACACACGCGCCTGCAGGCCACGCGTCGCCAGTTGGCGCGCATCGGCATCGGCGAACTGTCCGGCCTGATGCCCGATGCCGGTTCCGGCAAGACAGCGAAGGAAGGCGCGGAGCAAGTCACCGCCGCCACCGACGAAAACGGCGTCAAGAAAGGGCTCGGCGTCGACGTCACGCCGCCATGA
- a CDS encoding AI-2E family transporter gives MSYVFETDGEPQPPARPRSSNAAIVLASLAVAFTLYLAQDILLPVLLAMFFALVGNPILRLLRRLYVPRFIGALLIIGLGIFGTYTLARELVQPGAEWIREVPRQMRDLAPKLRSLTKPVTEANKAAESMARAAGGETTGGKVQVVKTAVDDPYKALMSTPRIIASVLAVVLLTFFFMVYGGDLQKNAIALLPGRQQKKLTVEILHAIEAEISRYVLTISIINILVGLIYAGLLYFFLDVPLDEAMLWGTMAALLNFAPYVGPLIGIVVMLLMGFVTFDTPLESLVPAAMYLGLHTLEGQIITPIVLGRRMALSPLVLILSLMVFGWLWGIIGLLLAVPLLVCVKLVLARIDGMDGWAKLLE, from the coding sequence ATGAGCTACGTCTTCGAAACGGACGGCGAACCGCAACCGCCCGCGCGACCGCGATCCTCCAACGCGGCGATCGTGCTGGCCTCGCTCGCGGTCGCGTTCACGCTGTACCTGGCGCAGGACATCCTGCTGCCCGTGCTGCTGGCGATGTTCTTCGCGCTGGTGGGCAATCCGATCCTGCGGCTGCTGCGCCGCCTCTACGTGCCGCGCTTCATCGGCGCGCTGCTGATCATCGGCCTGGGCATCTTCGGCACCTACACGCTCGCGCGCGAACTGGTGCAACCCGGCGCCGAATGGATCCGCGAAGTCCCGCGCCAGATGCGCGACCTCGCCCCCAAGCTGCGTTCGCTCACCAAGCCGGTGACCGAAGCGAACAAGGCCGCCGAAAGCATGGCGCGCGCCGCCGGCGGCGAAACGACGGGCGGCAAGGTGCAGGTGGTCAAGACGGCGGTCGACGATCCCTACAAGGCGCTGATGTCGACGCCGCGGATCATCGCCTCGGTGCTGGCGGTGGTGCTGCTGACGTTCTTCTTCATGGTGTACGGCGGCGACCTGCAGAAGAACGCGATCGCGCTGCTGCCCGGGCGACAGCAGAAGAAGCTGACGGTGGAGATCCTCCACGCCATCGAAGCCGAGATCTCGCGCTACGTCCTCACGATCAGCATCATCAACATCCTGGTGGGCCTGATCTACGCGGGCCTGCTGTACTTCTTCCTCGACGTGCCGCTGGACGAGGCGATGCTGTGGGGCACGATGGCCGCGCTGCTCAACTTCGCGCCCTACGTCGGCCCGCTGATCGGCATCGTGGTGATGCTGCTGATGGGCTTCGTGACCTTCGACACGCCGCTGGAATCGCTGGTGCCGGCCGCGATGTACCTGGGCCTGCACACGCTCGAGGGGCAGATCATCACCCCCATCGTGCTGGGCCGGCGCATGGCGCTCTCGCCGCTGGTGCTGATCCTGTCGCTGATGGTGTTCGGCTGGCTGTGGGGGATCATCGGCCTGCTGCTCGCGGTGCCGCTGCTGGTGTGCGTCAAGCTGGTGCTCGCGCGCATCGACGGCATGGACGGGTGGGCCAAGCTGCTGGAGTGA
- a CDS encoding HAD family hydrolase produces MNPQVRAITLDLDDTLWPFAPIGARVEVVQHAWLAEHCPRTAARFPLAEMRVLREAINAEHPHLAHDFSTLRRLTLARAMELAGDDPALAEPAFQAFYAERNRVECYPDAIGALQRIAARLPVAAITNGNADLARIGLREHFAFQLGASEHGAAKPDPGIFRAACERLGEAPHHVLHVGDDIELDVLGAHRAGLRTCWIHRDDLHPDPVWPHAHVRPDLAFPTLDALADWLDAHLQDDVA; encoded by the coding sequence GTGAACCCACAAGTCCGCGCCATCACCCTCGACCTCGACGACACGCTCTGGCCCTTCGCGCCGATCGGGGCGCGCGTGGAAGTGGTGCAGCACGCCTGGCTCGCCGAACACTGCCCGCGGACCGCGGCGCGCTTCCCGCTGGCGGAAATGCGCGTGCTGCGCGAGGCGATCAACGCCGAACACCCGCACCTCGCGCACGACTTCAGCACGCTGCGCCGGCTCACGCTGGCGCGCGCGATGGAGTTGGCCGGCGACGATCCGGCGCTCGCCGAACCCGCGTTCCAAGCCTTCTATGCCGAGCGCAACCGCGTGGAGTGCTACCCCGACGCGATCGGCGCGCTGCAACGCATCGCCGCGCGCCTGCCGGTCGCGGCGATCACCAACGGCAACGCGGACCTGGCGCGCATCGGATTGCGCGAACACTTCGCCTTCCAGCTCGGCGCGAGCGAACACGGTGCGGCGAAACCCGATCCCGGCATCTTCCGCGCCGCGTGCGAACGCCTGGGCGAAGCACCGCACCACGTGCTGCACGTCGGCGACGACATCGAACTCGACGTCCTCGGCGCGCACCGCGCGGGACTGCGCACGTGCTGGATCCACCGCGACGACCTGCATCCCGATCCCGTCTGGCCGCATGCGCACGTGCGCCCGGACCTCGCTTTCCCGACCCTCGACGCGCTGGCCGACTGGCTGGACGCTCATCTCCAGGACGACGTCGCATGA
- a CDS encoding leucyl aminopeptidase family protein, protein MPARSLPAGFTAPADTSLPLFCVERAGFDDWRRLQLPALGGWIDAQTFSATSGSVLLLPGEHGIAGAVLGIGDRLDPYSYAHAPFALPPGDWHLATDLDDDARRALQLGWGLGAYKFARYKAPMRAPARLAMDGLDDETLDTLAACVRVRDLVNTPTEDMGPDQLEQACCELAERFGAKIEVISGDDLLKHNFPAIHAVGRASYRAPRLISLQWGDDAAPHLAIVGKGVCFDTGGLDIKAADGMRNMKKDMGGAAHAIALAELVMARKLPVRMTLLVPAVENAIGPMSYRPGDVLTTRLGVSVEIDNTDAEGRVVLCDALAFAAESKPALLMDFATLTGAARIALGPDLPALYSNDESVAGAWIAASAAQRDPVWRMPLWRPYLRYLISGIADIANGGPSRMAGSITAALYLERFVPESQPWAHLDVYSWNDTDRAGKPAGGEAQGLRAAWAMLKARFG, encoded by the coding sequence ATGCCCGCCCGCTCCCTGCCCGCAGGTTTCACCGCGCCGGCCGACACGAGCCTGCCGTTGTTCTGCGTCGAGCGCGCCGGCTTCGACGACTGGCGGCGCCTGCAACTGCCCGCGCTCGGCGGCTGGATCGATGCGCAGACCTTCAGCGCGACCTCCGGCAGCGTGTTGCTGCTGCCGGGCGAACACGGCATCGCCGGCGCGGTACTCGGGATCGGCGATCGCCTCGATCCGTATTCCTACGCACATGCGCCGTTCGCCTTGCCGCCGGGCGACTGGCACCTGGCGACCGACCTCGACGACGACGCGCGCCGCGCGCTGCAACTCGGCTGGGGCCTGGGCGCGTACAAGTTCGCGCGCTACAAGGCGCCGATGCGCGCCCCGGCGCGCCTGGCGATGGACGGGCTGGACGACGAAACCCTCGACACCCTCGCCGCCTGCGTGCGCGTGCGCGACCTGGTCAACACGCCCACCGAAGACATGGGCCCCGACCAGCTGGAACAGGCGTGCTGCGAACTCGCCGAGCGCTTCGGCGCGAAGATCGAAGTCATCAGCGGCGATGACCTGCTCAAGCACAACTTCCCCGCCATCCACGCCGTCGGCCGCGCGTCGTATCGCGCGCCACGGTTGATTTCGCTGCAGTGGGGCGACGACGCCGCGCCGCACCTGGCGATCGTCGGCAAGGGCGTGTGCTTCGACACCGGTGGCCTGGACATCAAAGCCGCCGACGGCATGCGCAACATGAAGAAGGACATGGGTGGCGCGGCGCACGCGATCGCGCTGGCCGAACTGGTGATGGCGCGCAAGCTGCCGGTGCGCATGACGCTGCTGGTGCCCGCCGTGGAAAACGCAATCGGCCCGATGTCCTACCGCCCCGGCGACGTACTGACGACGCGCCTGGGCGTGTCGGTGGAAATCGACAACACCGACGCCGAAGGTCGCGTCGTGTTGTGCGATGCGCTGGCGTTCGCGGCGGAAAGCAAGCCGGCGTTGCTGATGGACTTCGCCACGTTGACGGGCGCCGCGCGCATCGCGCTGGGCCCCGACCTGCCGGCGCTGTATTCGAACGACGAAAGCGTGGCCGGCGCATGGATCGCCGCCTCCGCCGCGCAGCGCGACCCGGTGTGGCGCATGCCGTTGTGGCGGCCGTACCTGCGTTACCTGATCAGCGGGATCGCGGACATCGCCAACGGTGGGCCGTCGCGCATGGCGGGCAGCATCACGGCCGCGTTGTACCTGGAGCGCTTCGTGCCCGAATCGCAGCCCTGGGCGCATCTCGACGTGTATTCGTGGAATGACACGGATCGCGCGGGGAAGCCGGCGGGTGGCGAAGCGCAGGGCTTGCGGGCGGCGTGGGCGATGTTGAAGGCGCGGTTCGGCTGA
- a CDS encoding response regulator transcription factor, translated as MIRILLAEDQALVRGALSALLGLESDIEVLGAAADGEAAWRDLQRLKPDVLVTDIEMPGLSGLELAQRIQRQGLPIKVVIVTTFGRAGFLRRALDAGVSGYLLKDAPAEDLAEALRKVHRGGRAIDPQLAVDAWSEADPLNDRERQTLRLAGEGLSASEIATRLNLSSGTVRNYLSEAIGKLGVGNRIEAYRLARQKGWL; from the coding sequence ATGATCCGCATCCTGCTCGCCGAGGACCAGGCGCTGGTGCGGGGCGCATTGTCCGCGTTGCTGGGACTGGAATCGGACATCGAAGTGCTGGGCGCGGCGGCGGATGGCGAAGCCGCGTGGCGCGACCTGCAGCGGTTGAAGCCGGACGTGCTGGTGACGGATATCGAGATGCCCGGCTTGTCCGGCCTCGAACTCGCGCAGCGCATCCAGCGGCAGGGCTTGCCGATCAAGGTCGTCATCGTCACGACGTTCGGGCGCGCGGGCTTTCTGCGTCGTGCGCTGGACGCGGGAGTGTCGGGTTACCTGCTGAAAGACGCACCGGCGGAAGATCTCGCCGAAGCTTTGCGCAAGGTGCATCGCGGCGGACGCGCGATCGATCCGCAGCTCGCGGTGGATGCATGGTCGGAAGCCGATCCGCTCAACGATCGCGAGCGGCAGACGCTGCGCCTGGCGGGCGAAGGTTTGTCCGCATCGGAGATCGCGACGCGGTTGAACCTGTCGAGCGGCACCGTGCGCAATTACCTGTCGGAGGCGATCGGGAAGCTTGGCGTTGGCAACCGCATCGAGGCGTATCGCCTTGCGCGGCAGAAGGGCTGGTTGTAA
- a CDS encoding sensor histidine kinase, whose translation MHAASSPFPPAVARLLARFGFAPAPDSAVADCIRRGVSPWSEGVHLLWSMWVFITPLFGGQYSWKWALFTGLSYPVFLALYAKVMLSSRRIAYRYALGMAALCLVLMPWYPSGISYFVFGCVMLRTSKRISLVRYLVQIAGLNAAFLIVAVAVGYPWQAMVWVPVMTLIIGVIVNVERTNNEKDDALKLSHDEVRRLAATAERERIGRDLHDLLGHTLSLITLKLELARKLSDRDPGASKRELEEAERVARHALAEVRSAVTGIRNADLAAELASARLMLESSQVHLEYGAPPQGLSPEVERGLALILREATTNIARHANAGRAHIGFEQDARSVQLCVEDDGRGGVATDGNGLAGMRDRVRALGGTLSIDSPRGGGTRLLVRVALA comes from the coding sequence ATGCACGCTGCCTCGTCCCCGTTCCCACCTGCCGTCGCGCGCCTGCTGGCGCGCTTCGGTTTTGCGCCGGCGCCCGATTCCGCGGTGGCCGACTGCATCCGCCGCGGCGTGTCGCCGTGGTCCGAAGGCGTGCACCTGCTGTGGTCGATGTGGGTGTTCATCACGCCGTTGTTCGGCGGGCAGTACTCGTGGAAGTGGGCGCTGTTCACGGGGCTGTCGTACCCGGTGTTCCTCGCGCTGTACGCGAAGGTGATGCTGTCGTCCCGGCGCATCGCCTATCGCTACGCGCTCGGCATGGCGGCGCTGTGCCTGGTGCTGATGCCCTGGTATCCCTCGGGCATCAGCTACTTCGTGTTCGGGTGCGTGATGCTGCGCACCAGCAAGCGCATTTCGCTGGTGCGTTACCTGGTGCAGATCGCCGGCTTGAACGCCGCCTTCCTCATCGTCGCCGTGGCCGTCGGCTATCCGTGGCAGGCGATGGTGTGGGTGCCGGTGATGACGCTGATCATCGGCGTGATCGTCAACGTCGAACGCACCAACAACGAGAAGGACGACGCGCTCAAGTTGTCGCACGACGAAGTGCGGCGCCTGGCCGCGACGGCGGAACGCGAACGCATCGGCCGCGACCTGCACGACCTGCTCGGCCACACGCTGTCGCTGATCACGCTGAAGCTGGAGCTGGCGCGCAAGTTGTCCGATCGCGACCCCGGCGCCTCGAAGCGCGAACTGGAGGAAGCCGAGCGCGTGGCGCGCCACGCCCTGGCCGAAGTGCGCAGCGCGGTCACCGGCATCCGCAACGCAGACCTGGCCGCGGAACTCGCCTCCGCGCGATTGATGCTCGAGTCCTCGCAGGTGCACCTGGAATACGGTGCGCCGCCGCAGGGCCTGTCGCCGGAAGTCGAGCGCGGCCTCGCGCTGATCCTGCGCGAAGCCACGACCAACATCGCGCGCCACGCCAACGCGGGCCGCGCGCACATCGGCTTCGAGCAGGACGCGCGCAGCGTGCAGCTATGCGTGGAAGACGACGGCCGCGGCGGCGTCGCCACCGATGGCAACGGGCTGGCCGGCATGCGCGATCGCGTCCGCGCGCTCGGCGGCACGCTCAGCATCGATTCGCCGCGCGGCGGCGGCACGCGCCTGCTCGTGCGCGTGGCGCTCGCATGA
- a CDS encoding ABC transporter permease, protein MNTVPDLSILSERPAASAMPRARVIGAYLQEMRSECLRYLRNPGFVLPTLMFPTIFYLMFGVFLARSNSAEAARYLLAAYSTFGVMAPGLFGFGVSLAAERENGLLTLKRALPMPPAAYLVGKMSMAVVMAAVVVTLLVLIATFVAHLPLTATQIAHLYLVQLPGVLPFCALGLLLGTLVKGQGAPAIINLVYLPMAFLSGLWFPLSGLPHAVQAFAPVLPAFHLNLLALDAVDLAQVNPLPHALLLAAFTVGLLALAARRLRRNG, encoded by the coding sequence ATGAACACCGTGCCCGACCTGTCGATCCTGTCCGAACGCCCCGCCGCCAGCGCCATGCCGCGTGCGCGCGTGATCGGCGCCTACCTGCAGGAAATGCGCAGCGAATGCCTGCGCTACCTCCGCAACCCGGGCTTCGTGCTGCCGACGCTGATGTTCCCGACGATCTTCTATTTGATGTTCGGCGTGTTCCTGGCGCGTTCCAATTCCGCCGAGGCCGCGCGTTATCTCCTCGCCGCGTATTCGACGTTCGGCGTGATGGCGCCGGGTTTGTTCGGCTTCGGCGTGTCGCTGGCGGCCGAACGCGAGAACGGCCTGCTCACGTTGAAGCGCGCGTTGCCGATGCCGCCGGCCGCGTACCTGGTCGGCAAGATGTCGATGGCGGTGGTGATGGCCGCCGTGGTCGTGACGTTGCTGGTGCTGATCGCCACGTTCGTCGCGCACCTGCCGCTCACCGCCACGCAGATCGCGCACCTGTACCTGGTGCAGCTGCCCGGCGTGCTGCCGTTCTGCGCGCTGGGCCTGTTGCTCGGCACGCTGGTGAAAGGCCAGGGCGCCCCCGCGATCATCAACCTGGTGTACCTGCCGATGGCGTTCCTGTCGGGCCTGTGGTTCCCGCTGTCGGGGCTGCCGCATGCGGTGCAGGCGTTCGCGCCGGTGCTCCCCGCGTTCCACCTCAACCTGCTCGCGCTGGATGCGGTGGACCTGGCGCAGGTGAACCCGCTGCCGCACGCCTTGCTCCTCGCGGCGTTCACCGTGGGCCTGCTGGCGCTGGCGGCGCGTCGCCTGCGTCGCAACGGTTGA